One window of the Salvia splendens isolate huo1 chromosome 1, SspV2, whole genome shotgun sequence genome contains the following:
- the LOC121765436 gene encoding uncharacterized mitochondrial protein AtMg00240-like, with product MDSSKQLQQEESEPLTDPTAYRRLIGRLVYLCITRPDITFAVNKLSQFLSKPHTGHMLAGEHVLRYLKGTIGHGLYYSAKSDLSLSNFSDADWAACPDTRRSISGFCLFLGTSLISWRSKKQHTVSRSSAEAEYRAMVVACCEVVWIVACSETLA from the coding sequence ATGGATTCAAGCAAACAACTGCAGCAAGAAGAGAGTGAACCTCTCACTGATCCAACTGCTTATAGGAGATTGATAGGTCGACTTGTGTATCTGTGTATAACTCGGCCTGATATCACTTTTGCGGTTAACAAGCTTAGTCAATTCCTATCAAAACCTCACACTGGACATATGCTTGCTGGTGAACATGTTTTGcgatatttgaagggaactATTGGCCATGGACTATATTACTCGGCCAAATCTGATCTTTCCTTGAGTAATTTctctgatgcagattgggctgCTTGCCCCGACACTAGGAGAAGCATATCTGGCTTTTGTTTGTTTCTAGGCACTTCACTTATATCATGGCGCTCCAAGAAACAACACACCGTGTCTAGATCCTCAGCAGAGGCCGAGTACAGAGCTATGGTTGTTGCTTGTTGTGAGGTGGTGTGGATAGTTGcttgctcagagactttggcaTAG